A portion of the Panthera tigris isolate Pti1 chromosome E1, P.tigris_Pti1_mat1.1, whole genome shotgun sequence genome contains these proteins:
- the LOC102966369 gene encoding MYCBP-associated protein isoform X4: MKSVKKESRLRIPASRFLEAAELIKERKRAKVPEQLTPPVQEEPEPVSSVLQGGDILALAIKKEDLKKQHIPRFIETQDRPVVTQKFIIRKLKPKDHKRKVCHLVAYPATPDAATKPLDYSGPGDSFHGCDQILPHHILGSLQDFKRIAVARGNIQLAELIHTPPCLVTLISAKEEPKQKAPKEEKEKAHPWAPPPQHNFLRNWRRNLALRKQQQEALSERLKKPVGELLMHTGETYRQIQEERELIDRTLPTQHDGKSCEETSGFWSRLEYLGDEMTGLVMTKTKAQRGLLEPITHVRKPHCIQMETGLPAQKDAWYRYTWDRSLFLIYRRKELQSVMAELDFSQQDIDGLEVVGRGQPFSTVTVEDYPVFDRSQESSSEDTGPSDSLASYPDDVPMPVLGPSLLFCGKPACWIRGRNPEDTKRVGIAVRLTFETLEREKTSSELTVVNNGTVAIWYNWRRRSQLDSFQDLKRNRMERFYFNNREGVILPGETKTFTFFFKSLNAGIFRECWEFGTHPALLGGALLQVNLHAVSLTQDVFREERKLLKDKLAAHEAVTIVDSVLQELLSGILTPERAPSPVDAYLTEEDLFRHRNPQLHYQHQVVQNLHSLWRQYLTLPPKAEEARPSEEERHSPRARAAYLEKASVNVEPSAHSKSPVSESQVARQESEAFRDSRDALGSQKPGAGAQSSQRKSIMEEILVEESPDLGSIKSPWELDGLPPPEWNLCLEDFGKAVMALPEESQREDALIGLNKAALELCQEPRPLQSDLLHQMCLQLWRDVIDGLVGHSLWLRALLGLPEKETIYLDLPEEQDGKSPPVTEVKVTAGKVGKEDRKGAAQEKKQLGIREKEDRKPAKLPGKEDRLNSKKHKAKDDKKPLKSSSRDRVSLEDPAPDSTMTSQEPIDPLVMKKYTKRLHTEVYGLLDTLVTDLMVLADELRPIKNVEETLHLCI, translated from the exons ATGAAGTCTGTAAAGAAGGAGTCCCGCTTGAGAATACCCGCAAGCAGATTCTTGGAGGCCGCAGAACTCATTAAAG AAAGGAAGCGGGCAAAGGTACCTGAGCAGCTCACACCCCCCGTTCAGGAAGAACCTGAGCCTGTTAGCAGTGTCCTACAAGGGGGTGACATCCTGGCCTtagccattaaaaaggaagacTTGAAGAAG cAACACATTCCTCGCTTTATTGAGACACAAGATAGACCTGTCGTCACCCAGAAATTTATCATCCGTAAACTCAAACCCAAGGATCATAAGAGGAAGGTCTGCCACTTAGTAGCATATCCTGCTACTCCAGATGCAGCCACGAAGCCCCTGGACTACTCTG GTCCGGGTGACAGCTTCCATGGCTGTGACCAGATTCTGCCTCACCACATCTTGGGGAGTCTCCAGGACTTTAAGAGAATTGCAGTTGCTCGAGGAAACATCCAG CTGGCTGAGCTCATACACACCCCGCCGTGTCTGGTGACCCTCATCTCAGCTAAAGAGGAGCCAAAGCAGAAAGCcccaaaagaagagaaggagaaggcgCATCCCTGGGCCCCGCCTCCTCAGCACAACTTTCTCAGAAATTGGCGGCGCAACCTAGCCTTGCggaagcagcagcaggaagccCTGAGTG AACGCCTCAAGAAGCCGGTGGGCGAGCTGCTTATGCACACTGGGGAGACCTACAGGCAGATCCAGGAGGAGCGGGAGCTCATTGACCGAACGCTTCCGACACAGCATGATGGGAAG AGCTGTGAGGAGACCAGTGGGTTCTGGAGTCGACTGGAATACTTGGGAGATGAAATGACGGGTCTGGTAATGACAAAGACCAAAGCTCAGCGTGGCCTCCTGGAACCGATCACTCACGTCAGGAAGCCCCACTGCATCCAGATGGAGACAG GACTGCCGGCCCAGAAGGATGCTTGGTACCGCTACACCTGGGATCGGAGTCTGTTCCTGATCTACCGACGCAAGGAGCTGCAGAGCGTCATGGCAGAGCTGGACTTCAGCCAGCAG GATATCGATGGCCTGGAGGTGGTGGGCAGAGGGCAGCCTTTCTCGACCGTTACCGTGGAAGACTATCCAGTATTCGATAGGAGCCAGGAAAGTTCCTCTGAAGACACAGGGCCCTC AGACTCATTGGCCAGTTACCCTGACGATGTCCCCATGCCTGTTCTTGGCCCTTCTCTGCTGTTCTGTGGGAAGCCAGCCTGCTGGATCAGAGGCCGTAACCCAGAAGACACG aagcgTGTTGGAATTGCTGTTCGCTTGACCTTCGAAACTCTAGAAAGGGAGAAGACCTCTTCGGAACTGACCGTGGTCAATAATGGCACCGTGGCCATTTGGTACAACTGGCGGAGGCGGTCTCAGCTGGACTCTTTCCAAGACCTGAAGAGAAACAGGATGGAGCGGTTTTACTTTAACAATCGAGAAG GTGTGATTCTGCCTGGAGAAACGAAAACCTTTACCTTCTTCTTCAAGTCTCTGAATGCTGGCATCTTCAGGGAATGTTGGGAGTTTGGAACCCACCCCGCCTTATTAGGAGGTGCTCTCCTGCAGGTCAACCTCCACGCAGTCTCCCTGACCCAGGATGTTTtcagggaagagaggaagttACTGAAG gaCAAGCTGGCTGCCCACGAAGCGGTCACCATTGTGGACAGCGTGCTGCAGGAGCTGCTGAGTGGGATCCTGACCCCAGAGCGTGCGCCGTCCCCCGTGGACGCCTATCTCACCGAGGAGGACTTGTTCCGCCACAGAAATCCTCAG CTGCATTACCAGCACCAAGTGGTGCAAAACCTGCACAGCCTGTGGCGCCAGTACCTCACCCTGCCCCCCAAGGCCGAGGAGGCCAGGCCCAGTGAGGAGGAGCGCCACAGCCCCAGGGCCCGGGCTGCCTACTTGGAGAAGGCCTCCGTGAACGTGGAGCCCTCGGCACACTCTAAGAGCCCGGTCTCGGAATCCCAAGTGGCCCGGCAGGAGAGTGAGGCCTTCAGGGACTCCCGAGACGCTTTAGGGTCCCAGAAGCCTGGAGCGGGGGCTCAGAGTTCTCAGCGGAAGAGCATTATGGAGGAGATCCTGGTGGAGGAGAGCCCAGACCTGGGGAGCATCAAGAGCCCCTGGGAGCTGGATGGCCTTCCCCCACCTGAGTGGAACCTCTGTTTGGAGGATTTCGGAAAG GCAGTGATGGCACTCCCTGAGGAGAGCCAGAGGGAGGACGCCCTCATCGGGCTCAACAAAGCAGCCCTGGAGCTGTGCCAGGAACCGAGGCCCCTGCAATCTGACTTGCTGCACCAGATGTG TTTGCAGCTATGGCGGGATGTGATTGATGGCCTGGTGGGCCATTCCCTGTGGCTGAGGGCTCTGCTGGGCCTGCCTGAGAAGGAGACCATCTATTTGGACCTACCAGAAGAGCAAG ATGGCAAGTCCCCGCCTGTCACAGAAGTGAAAGTGACTGCCGGGAAGGTTGGGAAGGAGGACCGGAAAGGGGCAGCCCAGGAAAAGAAGCAGCTGGgaatcagagagaaagaggatagaAAACCTGCCAAGCTGCCGGGGAAAGAG GACCGTTTAAACAGCAAGAAGCACAAGGCAAAGGATGACAAGAAACCGCTGAAATCTTCAAGTCGGGACAGGGTTTCCTTGGAAGACCCTGCCCCTGACAGCACTATGACCTCCCAGGAACCCATAGATCCCCTGGTCATGAAGAAATACACCAAGAGGCTGCACACGGAG GTCTACGGGCTGCTGGACACCCTAGTGACTGACCTCATGGTCCTGGCTGACGAGCTCAGACCCATAAAGAATGTCGAGGAGACTTTGCATCTTTGTATCTGA
- the LOC102966369 gene encoding MYCBP-associated protein isoform X5: protein MKSVKKESRLRIPASRFLEAAELIKERKRAKVPEQLTPPVQEEPEPVSSVLQGGDILALAIKKEDLKKQHIPRFIETQDRPVVTQKFIIRKLKPKDHKRKVCHLVAYPATPDAATKPLDYSGPGDSFHGCDQILPHHILGSLQDFKRIAVARGNIQLAELIHTPPCLVTLISAKEEPKQKAPKEEKEKAHPWAPPPQHNFLRNWRRNLALRKQQQEALSERLKKPVGELLMHTGETYRQIQEERELIDRTLPTQHDGKSCEETSGFWSRLEYLGDEMTGLVMTKTKAQRGLLEPITHVRKPHCIQMETGLPAQKDAWYRYTWDRSLFLIYRRKELQSVMAELDFSQQDIDGLEVVGRGQPFSTVTVEDYPVFDRSQESSSEDTGPSDSLASYPDDVPMPVLGPSLLFCGKPACWIRGRNPEDTKRVGIAVRLTFETLEREKTSSELTVVNNGTVAIWYNWRRRSQLDSFQDLKRNRMERFYFNNREGVILPGETKTFTFFFKSLNAGIFRECWEFGTHPALLGGALLQVNLHAVSLTQDVFREERKLLKDKLAAHEAVTIVDSVLQELLSGILTPERAPSPVDAYLTEEDLFRHRNPQAVMALPEESQREDALIGLNKAALELCQEPRPLQSDLLHQMCLQLWRDVIDGLVGHSLWLRALLGLPEKETIYLDLPEEQDGKSPPVTEVKVTAGKVGKEDRKGAAQEKKQLGIREKEDRKPAKLPGKEDRLNSKKHKAKDDKKPLKSSSRDRVSLEDPAPDSTMTSQEPIDPLVMKKYTKRLHTEVYGLLDTLVTDLMVLADELRPIKNVEETLHLCI from the exons ATGAAGTCTGTAAAGAAGGAGTCCCGCTTGAGAATACCCGCAAGCAGATTCTTGGAGGCCGCAGAACTCATTAAAG AAAGGAAGCGGGCAAAGGTACCTGAGCAGCTCACACCCCCCGTTCAGGAAGAACCTGAGCCTGTTAGCAGTGTCCTACAAGGGGGTGACATCCTGGCCTtagccattaaaaaggaagacTTGAAGAAG cAACACATTCCTCGCTTTATTGAGACACAAGATAGACCTGTCGTCACCCAGAAATTTATCATCCGTAAACTCAAACCCAAGGATCATAAGAGGAAGGTCTGCCACTTAGTAGCATATCCTGCTACTCCAGATGCAGCCACGAAGCCCCTGGACTACTCTG GTCCGGGTGACAGCTTCCATGGCTGTGACCAGATTCTGCCTCACCACATCTTGGGGAGTCTCCAGGACTTTAAGAGAATTGCAGTTGCTCGAGGAAACATCCAG CTGGCTGAGCTCATACACACCCCGCCGTGTCTGGTGACCCTCATCTCAGCTAAAGAGGAGCCAAAGCAGAAAGCcccaaaagaagagaaggagaaggcgCATCCCTGGGCCCCGCCTCCTCAGCACAACTTTCTCAGAAATTGGCGGCGCAACCTAGCCTTGCggaagcagcagcaggaagccCTGAGTG AACGCCTCAAGAAGCCGGTGGGCGAGCTGCTTATGCACACTGGGGAGACCTACAGGCAGATCCAGGAGGAGCGGGAGCTCATTGACCGAACGCTTCCGACACAGCATGATGGGAAG AGCTGTGAGGAGACCAGTGGGTTCTGGAGTCGACTGGAATACTTGGGAGATGAAATGACGGGTCTGGTAATGACAAAGACCAAAGCTCAGCGTGGCCTCCTGGAACCGATCACTCACGTCAGGAAGCCCCACTGCATCCAGATGGAGACAG GACTGCCGGCCCAGAAGGATGCTTGGTACCGCTACACCTGGGATCGGAGTCTGTTCCTGATCTACCGACGCAAGGAGCTGCAGAGCGTCATGGCAGAGCTGGACTTCAGCCAGCAG GATATCGATGGCCTGGAGGTGGTGGGCAGAGGGCAGCCTTTCTCGACCGTTACCGTGGAAGACTATCCAGTATTCGATAGGAGCCAGGAAAGTTCCTCTGAAGACACAGGGCCCTC AGACTCATTGGCCAGTTACCCTGACGATGTCCCCATGCCTGTTCTTGGCCCTTCTCTGCTGTTCTGTGGGAAGCCAGCCTGCTGGATCAGAGGCCGTAACCCAGAAGACACG aagcgTGTTGGAATTGCTGTTCGCTTGACCTTCGAAACTCTAGAAAGGGAGAAGACCTCTTCGGAACTGACCGTGGTCAATAATGGCACCGTGGCCATTTGGTACAACTGGCGGAGGCGGTCTCAGCTGGACTCTTTCCAAGACCTGAAGAGAAACAGGATGGAGCGGTTTTACTTTAACAATCGAGAAG GTGTGATTCTGCCTGGAGAAACGAAAACCTTTACCTTCTTCTTCAAGTCTCTGAATGCTGGCATCTTCAGGGAATGTTGGGAGTTTGGAACCCACCCCGCCTTATTAGGAGGTGCTCTCCTGCAGGTCAACCTCCACGCAGTCTCCCTGACCCAGGATGTTTtcagggaagagaggaagttACTGAAG gaCAAGCTGGCTGCCCACGAAGCGGTCACCATTGTGGACAGCGTGCTGCAGGAGCTGCTGAGTGGGATCCTGACCCCAGAGCGTGCGCCGTCCCCCGTGGACGCCTATCTCACCGAGGAGGACTTGTTCCGCCACAGAAATCCTCAG GCAGTGATGGCACTCCCTGAGGAGAGCCAGAGGGAGGACGCCCTCATCGGGCTCAACAAAGCAGCCCTGGAGCTGTGCCAGGAACCGAGGCCCCTGCAATCTGACTTGCTGCACCAGATGTG TTTGCAGCTATGGCGGGATGTGATTGATGGCCTGGTGGGCCATTCCCTGTGGCTGAGGGCTCTGCTGGGCCTGCCTGAGAAGGAGACCATCTATTTGGACCTACCAGAAGAGCAAG ATGGCAAGTCCCCGCCTGTCACAGAAGTGAAAGTGACTGCCGGGAAGGTTGGGAAGGAGGACCGGAAAGGGGCAGCCCAGGAAAAGAAGCAGCTGGgaatcagagagaaagaggatagaAAACCTGCCAAGCTGCCGGGGAAAGAG GACCGTTTAAACAGCAAGAAGCACAAGGCAAAGGATGACAAGAAACCGCTGAAATCTTCAAGTCGGGACAGGGTTTCCTTGGAAGACCCTGCCCCTGACAGCACTATGACCTCCCAGGAACCCATAGATCCCCTGGTCATGAAGAAATACACCAAGAGGCTGCACACGGAG GTCTACGGGCTGCTGGACACCCTAGTGACTGACCTCATGGTCCTGGCTGACGAGCTCAGACCCATAAAGAATGTCGAGGAGACTTTGCATCTTTGTATCTGA
- the LOC102966369 gene encoding MYCBP-associated protein isoform X3, with the protein MKSVKKESRLRIPASRFLEAAELIKERKRAKVPEQLTPPVQEEPEPVSSVLQGGDILALAIKKEDLKKQHIPRFIETQDRPVVTQKFIIRKLKPKDHKRKVCHLVAYPATPDAATKPLDYSGPGDSFHGCDQILPHHILGSLQDFKRIAVARGNIQLAELIHTPPCLVTLISAKEEPKQKAPKEEKEKAHPWAPPPQHNFLRNWRRNLALRKQQQEALSERLKKPVGELLMHTGETYRQIQEERELIDRTLPTQHDGKSCEETSGFWSRLEYLGDEMTGLVMTKTKAQRGLLEPITHVRKPHCIQMETGLPAQKDAWYRYTWDRSLFLIYRRKELQSVMAELDFSQQDIDGLEVVGRGQPFSTVTVEDYPVFDRSQESSSEDTGPSDSLASYPDDVPMPVLGPSLLFCGKPACWIRGRNPEDTKRVGIAVRLTFETLEREKTSSELTVVNNGTVAIWYNWRRRSQLDSFQDLKRNRMERFYFNNREGVILPGETKTFTFFFKSLNAGIFRECWEFGTHPALLGGALLQVNLHAVSLTQDVFREERKLLKDKLAAHEAVTIVDSVLQELLSGILTPERAPSPVDAYLTEEDLFRHRNPQLHYQHQVVQNLHSLWRQYLTLPPKAEEARPSEEERHSPRARAAYLEKASVNVEPSAHSKSPVSESQVARQESEAFRDSRDALGSQKPGAGAQSSQRKSIMEEILVEESPDLGSIKSPWELDGLPPPEWNLCLEDFGKAPRPPRDRRGALSDPGTRWRRGSRAVMALPEESQREDALIGLNKAALELCQEPRPLQSDLLHQMCLQLWRDVIDGLVGHSLWLRALLGLPEKETIYLDLPEEQDGKSPPVTEVKVTAGKVGKEDRKGAAQEKKQLGIREKEDRKPAKLPGKEDRLNSKKHKAKDDKKPLKSSSRDRVSLEDPAPDSTMTSQEPIDPLVMKKYTKRLHTELGSRDCILHCGNAPDPI; encoded by the exons ATGAAGTCTGTAAAGAAGGAGTCCCGCTTGAGAATACCCGCAAGCAGATTCTTGGAGGCCGCAGAACTCATTAAAG AAAGGAAGCGGGCAAAGGTACCTGAGCAGCTCACACCCCCCGTTCAGGAAGAACCTGAGCCTGTTAGCAGTGTCCTACAAGGGGGTGACATCCTGGCCTtagccattaaaaaggaagacTTGAAGAAG cAACACATTCCTCGCTTTATTGAGACACAAGATAGACCTGTCGTCACCCAGAAATTTATCATCCGTAAACTCAAACCCAAGGATCATAAGAGGAAGGTCTGCCACTTAGTAGCATATCCTGCTACTCCAGATGCAGCCACGAAGCCCCTGGACTACTCTG GTCCGGGTGACAGCTTCCATGGCTGTGACCAGATTCTGCCTCACCACATCTTGGGGAGTCTCCAGGACTTTAAGAGAATTGCAGTTGCTCGAGGAAACATCCAG CTGGCTGAGCTCATACACACCCCGCCGTGTCTGGTGACCCTCATCTCAGCTAAAGAGGAGCCAAAGCAGAAAGCcccaaaagaagagaaggagaaggcgCATCCCTGGGCCCCGCCTCCTCAGCACAACTTTCTCAGAAATTGGCGGCGCAACCTAGCCTTGCggaagcagcagcaggaagccCTGAGTG AACGCCTCAAGAAGCCGGTGGGCGAGCTGCTTATGCACACTGGGGAGACCTACAGGCAGATCCAGGAGGAGCGGGAGCTCATTGACCGAACGCTTCCGACACAGCATGATGGGAAG AGCTGTGAGGAGACCAGTGGGTTCTGGAGTCGACTGGAATACTTGGGAGATGAAATGACGGGTCTGGTAATGACAAAGACCAAAGCTCAGCGTGGCCTCCTGGAACCGATCACTCACGTCAGGAAGCCCCACTGCATCCAGATGGAGACAG GACTGCCGGCCCAGAAGGATGCTTGGTACCGCTACACCTGGGATCGGAGTCTGTTCCTGATCTACCGACGCAAGGAGCTGCAGAGCGTCATGGCAGAGCTGGACTTCAGCCAGCAG GATATCGATGGCCTGGAGGTGGTGGGCAGAGGGCAGCCTTTCTCGACCGTTACCGTGGAAGACTATCCAGTATTCGATAGGAGCCAGGAAAGTTCCTCTGAAGACACAGGGCCCTC AGACTCATTGGCCAGTTACCCTGACGATGTCCCCATGCCTGTTCTTGGCCCTTCTCTGCTGTTCTGTGGGAAGCCAGCCTGCTGGATCAGAGGCCGTAACCCAGAAGACACG aagcgTGTTGGAATTGCTGTTCGCTTGACCTTCGAAACTCTAGAAAGGGAGAAGACCTCTTCGGAACTGACCGTGGTCAATAATGGCACCGTGGCCATTTGGTACAACTGGCGGAGGCGGTCTCAGCTGGACTCTTTCCAAGACCTGAAGAGAAACAGGATGGAGCGGTTTTACTTTAACAATCGAGAAG GTGTGATTCTGCCTGGAGAAACGAAAACCTTTACCTTCTTCTTCAAGTCTCTGAATGCTGGCATCTTCAGGGAATGTTGGGAGTTTGGAACCCACCCCGCCTTATTAGGAGGTGCTCTCCTGCAGGTCAACCTCCACGCAGTCTCCCTGACCCAGGATGTTTtcagggaagagaggaagttACTGAAG gaCAAGCTGGCTGCCCACGAAGCGGTCACCATTGTGGACAGCGTGCTGCAGGAGCTGCTGAGTGGGATCCTGACCCCAGAGCGTGCGCCGTCCCCCGTGGACGCCTATCTCACCGAGGAGGACTTGTTCCGCCACAGAAATCCTCAG CTGCATTACCAGCACCAAGTGGTGCAAAACCTGCACAGCCTGTGGCGCCAGTACCTCACCCTGCCCCCCAAGGCCGAGGAGGCCAGGCCCAGTGAGGAGGAGCGCCACAGCCCCAGGGCCCGGGCTGCCTACTTGGAGAAGGCCTCCGTGAACGTGGAGCCCTCGGCACACTCTAAGAGCCCGGTCTCGGAATCCCAAGTGGCCCGGCAGGAGAGTGAGGCCTTCAGGGACTCCCGAGACGCTTTAGGGTCCCAGAAGCCTGGAGCGGGGGCTCAGAGTTCTCAGCGGAAGAGCATTATGGAGGAGATCCTGGTGGAGGAGAGCCCAGACCTGGGGAGCATCAAGAGCCCCTGGGAGCTGGATGGCCTTCCCCCACCTGAGTGGAACCTCTGTTTGGAGGATTTCGGAAAG GCGCCTAGGCCACCACGGGATAGGAGGGGTGCCCTCTCCGACCCAGGCACACGTTGGAGAAGGGGATCACGG GCAGTGATGGCACTCCCTGAGGAGAGCCAGAGGGAGGACGCCCTCATCGGGCTCAACAAAGCAGCCCTGGAGCTGTGCCAGGAACCGAGGCCCCTGCAATCTGACTTGCTGCACCAGATGTG TTTGCAGCTATGGCGGGATGTGATTGATGGCCTGGTGGGCCATTCCCTGTGGCTGAGGGCTCTGCTGGGCCTGCCTGAGAAGGAGACCATCTATTTGGACCTACCAGAAGAGCAAG ATGGCAAGTCCCCGCCTGTCACAGAAGTGAAAGTGACTGCCGGGAAGGTTGGGAAGGAGGACCGGAAAGGGGCAGCCCAGGAAAAGAAGCAGCTGGgaatcagagagaaagaggatagaAAACCTGCCAAGCTGCCGGGGAAAGAG GACCGTTTAAACAGCAAGAAGCACAAGGCAAAGGATGACAAGAAACCGCTGAAATCTTCAAGTCGGGACAGGGTTTCCTTGGAAGACCCTGCCCCTGACAGCACTATGACCTCCCAGGAACCCATAGATCCCCTGGTCATGAAGAAATACACCAAGAGGCTGCACACGGAG CTAGGTAGCCGCGATTGCATCCTACATTGTGGTAACGCTCCGGATCCCATTTGA